CTATAGCGGTGCCCGCGGTTGGGGCAAGCATGGGCGAGGCGCCCAACACCAGTATAAGCAGGGCAAACACCTTAGCATTATCTTTTACCGGGAATAAGTCGCGCACCATGGTCATTGCTGCCACGGTTGCAGCACAGCCTCCAATGGCCTCAAAAAACCGCATTCCCACAAGTATCGGTAGTGAAGTCGAAAAAAAACAACCTATTGAAGCAACTATGTACAAAATGAGGCCGAAATAAAGGGGGCGTTTACGTCCAAACCTGTCAAGTAACGGCCCATATAACAACTGGCCGGCCGATATGCCGATAAAAAAGCTCGACATGGTCAGCGTCATTTGCTCGGGGCTGGTATGTAAATACGCAGCAATGGTATCAAACGCCGGCAAATACATATCTATTGAAAATGGCGCCAAAGCTGTTAGCGAACCTAATATAAGGATAAGGAAAAAGTATCTTTTTTTAGTCATGTGGCGTTATTTGTTCATAGGTTATGGTTCATAGTTCATGGTAGCCGTACTGCCGTGAATTAATTAAAACGTTGCTATTTTTGCCTGATAATTTTTTGAAGCAGCCATGATCCATGAACTATCAACCATGAACTCTTCGCTAAAACGTTTCGCCTAAATTAAGGTTTATCGACGAATAGTTGCGGCTTACACCATAGTCAAGGCTAATATTTGTACCAGATTTTTTATTGAATTTAAACCGCAAGCCGGTGCCACCCGCGGGGTGCCAATAGGTAAATTTATAGGTATCCGGTTCGGTTACCGAGTTCACGTTGGCAAATAAAACAAAACCCAGCAGGCCGTTGCGGGTGATATCACGGCGATACTCGGTTTCAAAATAAGCCAGTCGCTGGCCCCGGTAACGGTTTTGCTGAAAACCCCTGCCCGATCGTTGATATGGCTCCCAGCCTAAACTGGGCAGGTTTAAATAAGGAGTGCCCGGTGTAAGCGATGTCCAGTAATACGTCCAGAACGCCAGCACATTTTTAGGGCCCGAATTAGTTAGCGAAACATACTTACGCAAATCGATATATAATGATTGCCAGTTGGTATGGCTTCCCAGCACTTTAGTATTAAACCGGTACGACACGTTAGCATAAACCCCTGGCAAAGGGTCAATTGAGTTTCTGCGTGTATCGTATAACAAATTCAGGGTGGCCCCCGATGAAAATGCATCCTGGCCAGTTGCTGTACCGTACTTATACTTCGTAAAATCGCGCAGGGTTTGTTCACCCTGGCTATCTATATCGGCATAATAATCAAGATTATACCCCACACCAGCATAAAAATAAGGTTTTATTCTTTTTAGCACGGTTTGGTAAAGGCGTATATAATTATAATCAACCAAAAATTTGTCGTGGTTGTTCATATCGCCGCCAAGGCCCCAGGTATATTGCGGATAAACTAATAAGCGGATATCGCCTATCACATTCCACTGATTATCTTGAAGCCAAACGCTTGAACGAATAGGTAACCCATAACGGCCTTTCAGGTTAAAATAAGGGGTAAACACCACGGTAGAAAGATTGGTAGTCTTTTGATCGCCCAGGTAAAAGCCTGCTGTTGTTGAGGTAAACAGCGCCCTGCCCCCGCTTCGCCCGTCAGACGTTGAGATAGGCAAAAAGGAGAAATAAAATTTCTTTTTCTCAGTAATTGAAACCTTCCTTGGCTTAACGTTAAATACCGACCGGAAAACATCTATCAGGTCCCGCTGCGGAATAGTATCCGTTGGTTTCCTTATTGTATCGGCATCAGGCCTGCTGGTTTGCGCCATTATAGCAAAAGGTATTAAACAAAACAATAATGCTATAAACGTTTTACCCATTATTTATTCAACGTAATATGTACACCTGCTGGGCATTGTTGCCTGTAAAACCAAACTTATTAACGAATAACCCATCCGTAACGCATTTATCAGGCAAACTTTATTTTACATTTTGCCGATAATAGCACTCACTTAAGATAATAAAAAAAGGCCACGGTTGTAATAGAACCGGGGCCTTTAAATAAAATTTAACTCTTTTTAACCTTTTACTGGTACTTAACCGTAGTTACAGTAGTGGTTTTGCTGTATGGATGTGCGTGATGCCTTGGGTGGGCCTTGCGCCACGCAATACGGCGGGCGCGCTCTTTTTTTTCCCTTGCCCGGCGGGTTTCATTACCAATAATGTAACCGCCCCCTGCGCCTATGGCACCGCCAATTAAAGCGCCACCAACATTGTGGCCAATAAGGCCACCGGCAACAGCGCCACCGGCACCTCCTATTATAGCGCCCTTACCCTGGTCGCTTATTCCCTTTTTCTTTGTAGTTTGAGCCTCGGTATTTTGCGCAAACGTTAATAACATCGCGAAAAACAGGCATGCAAATATGATTAGCTTTTTCATGGTATAATGTATCTGATAAGTGTTAATAATTACACTTACGCAAATAGCAGGCCAAACATTCAGTTTCTGTAGATAATGCCCCCTTTACCACTGCCTGGTTTTTAACTACTCAACTCAATCTACAATAGCCCATAAACTAATAACGCGTATTATCCCTGAAGTTTTGTGCGCGTACAGCAATTTGTTGTAAAGTAAGCTCGCTATATTTTTTTGCCCGATCAAACCATTCGGGCGCCTCGTCGGCCAGGTTATCGACGATTGATTTTCCGTCAGGTCCTTTTTTTGTAACGTAATTTATGCCATAAGCAACTGCAGCGCCAATAGCAAGTGTTTTTATAATGCCCATATTTTTAGTGTTTTATTTAATAAGTATATGACAATGATGGTGCCAGTTTGTTACGTGGCGCCTATGCTTAGAGTTTTATAACTACAAATAGTTTAATGCGTATACAGGCAATAATAACGCTTAGTCCCGGCGTTGTTTAATGACAACTTCCATGTTCTTTGTTTTTAACTATTTTTACCACAACTATGTTTTTTATCCTGTCAAAAGTACTATCATTTTTGCTGCTGCCTGTTCTATATGTTTTTGTTTTGTTGCTTATTGCTGTACTATCAAAAAAGCCAAGGTTAAAACGCAGGTGCCTAATTTGGGGTGTTGCATTGTTTTGGATATTTTCGGCCCCGGTATTTTTAAACCTGCTGGCCAGGGCGTGGGATATTGCTCCGGCCAAACTGCAGCCAGGCAAAACATATAGCGCTGCCATAATTTTAGGCGGTTTTACAAGTGAAAACAAACATGGCAAAGGAGTATTTAACTGGGCCGCCGACCGGTTTATACAAGGTGTTTTACTACAGCGGAAAGGTAAGGTAAAAAAAATAGTGATATCGGGTGGCAACAGCAATCTTGTTCCTGGAGCTTTCAGGGAAGCAAATTTTGTATTTCAGCAGCTTCGGGCTCTACAGATTCCCGATAGTTGCATATTGATAGAGAACCAGGCCCGAAACACACTTGAAAATGCATCATTAACCAAAACATTGTTAATCAAAAACAAGCAGCAAGGTCCTTATCTGCTGGTAACTTCGGCCTTTCACATGCGCAGGGCCATGCAAATTTTTAAAAGCCAGCACGTTGATGTAATTCCGTATTCATGCAATGTAATAGCAGGCGATGTACAATGGTCGTTTTTTGAGTTTATGCCCAGCGCCGAAATTTTAAACAGATGGAGCTTTTACATAAAAGAAATTGTTGGCTTTGCAGTTAACTATATAATAGGCAAGGGCTAATTGATACCCAATTTCAACTCGCCGCCGCTATCCTGCGCTTTGTTATTCGTATTCCAGTCGTTTATGTCTATTAACCCTGGTAGGGTTTGGTAGTGTGTGCTGTCTTTAGGGCACCGTACCGTAAATTTGCTTCCTTTACTTTGTTCAATTACGGGACGGCTACCACATATGATGCAATTCTCACAAATTACTGAAGGTTGTATGCTAATAAATTTGCCCATTTGACTGTTAATTTGGCTCTTGCTTTTTTAATTTAATAAACCTACTATGATGTATTTTTGTACCAGCGGTTAAAATCGGCTTCATAAACTAAATTGATATGCCGATGGCGGTTTTTAAGTGGCACAAATGGATTTTACAATGATAGCTTATATTTCAATAACAATAGTAGTCAACAAATTATTTAATTATTTTGGCAAACAATGCGTTTAAATCAAATTAGCTGTTTATGGGGATATTATTAGTTGAGGATGAACCAAATGTGGTATCGGTAGTTAAACGCGGCCTTACCGATTATGGCTTTGAAGTAAGTGTTGCAGCTAATGGCGCAACGGGTTTACAAATGGCGCTTGATCATGACTTTGACCTTGTTATACTTGATGTAATGCTGCCCGTAATGGATGGCATACAGGTTTGTAAACACATCAGACAGCAAAAAAAGATGATACCCATCATTATGCTTACTGCACTTGACTCTACCGAGAACATTGTAAGCGGCCTGGACAGCGGGGCAGATGACTATATGGTAAAACCATTTAAAATTGCTGAGCTTGCTGCCCGCCTGCGCACCCTACTGCGCCGCGGCGGAAGCGAAACGTTAGCAAATAACACTTATACAATAGGCAACCTGGTGCTCAATACCGAATCGAAAATAGCTTACCGCAGCAACGAAGTATTAAAACTCACAGCTACCGAATACCGGCTACTTGAATATTTTGTAAAAAATCAGAAAAAGGTACTATCCCGGATCCAGATCCTGGAAAATGTTTGGGATATTGATTTTAATATGGGTACCAATGTGGTAGATGTTTATGTAAACTATCTGCGTAAAAAGCTGGAGAAAAACGGGGGCCCTAACCTTATCCATACGGTGTTTGGTATGGGTTACCTGATGAAAGAGGGCGATACCGATGAAGATACAAAGTAAAATAACATTACTATTCCTGCTGCTGTCGGGCGGTATACTTATACTGCTTAATGCATCCATTTTTTACCTGGTTTACAAATTCAACTTCGATGATTTTTATAAACGGCTGGAAGCCCGCGTAAATATAGCGGCGGAAGTGCAGCTATCGCCAGGCGCCAAAAGTAAAGCTACCTTAGAGGTACGCAACAAGTACCTGGAGAAGTTGGATTCGGAAAAAGAGTATTTTTTAGCGGTAGATAGTAACAAAAAGGTGCATGCAAGTGCCGGCATTGCCCAGGTTTTTATCGACGATATATTAATGACTGGCCAGGCTCATTACAGGCACGATAATACTTTTTATGCTGGCTCACTGTTCAAAAAAGACAATGCGGGTTATGTTGTTATTGTTTCGGCGTCAAACCCCGCTGGTTTTCAGGAACTAAAAGACCTTCAAAAAATATTGCTGTACGGCTTTTTGCTGGCCATGATATTGGTATATTTTGTAGGCAAAATTTTTTCCTTCTACACCTTTCAGCCGGTGCGGCGAATCATCAACAATGTAAAAAACATTACAGCTAATAACCTGCATTTCCGGCTGGACGAACTGACCGGAAAAGACGAGATAGCCGAACTATCCCTTACATTTAATGATATGCTTAACAGGCTTGAAACGGCCTTTGAAACGCAAAACAATTTTGTAAGCAATGCATCGCACGAGTTGCGCACCCCCCTAACCATCATATCATCTGAGCTTGAACTGGCTTTAAACAAACAAGACCTGAACACGCATCAACGCGGGGTTTTAAACACGGTGTATGCCGAATCGGAAAAACTGGGTCAGATCCTGAACAGCCTGCTTATGCTGGCCCAATCGGGTTTTGACGGCAAAAGACAAAACTGGGAAAGCATACGCATGGATGAACTTCTGTTAACCGCTTCTGAATCGGTTAAACGAATAAACCCCGAGAGCAGTATATATATCGACCTTGAAAACCTACCGGCTGATGAAACCCTGCTTTACGTAAAAGGCAACAGCAATTTGTTGCGGCTGGCCATCAACAATATCATCAGCAACGCTTGCAAATACTCAAACAACCGGCCGGTTACAGTTAGCCTGTTAACCGAAAACAACAGAATTATTATTGCCATTAAAGACCAGGGCATCGGCATTCCCCAAACCGAGCTTCAGCATATATTCGAGCCTTTTTTCCGCGCCTCAAATGCACACGAGTATGAAGGCCATGGCGTTGGCCTGCCCTTAACACTTAACATCATCCGCCTGCACAAAGGCAGCCTGGGCATCAGCTCAGAAGTTGGGGTAGGTACAGAGATTAAGGTGTTTTTGCCAGTTGAGCCTCACCCTGCCCTCACTAACAGTATAAGTTAAGGCAAAACGCAGGTATAGATAATATCGAATAATGAATTTTGAATGTCCAATACTGAAGTTTTCCCTTCATTATTCGATGTTGGACGTTCAGTGTTCGATATTTAAATGCTTTGCAATTTATTAATTGGTGTGGCATTCTAATCAAATTCTAATAACTTTCTTATATCCTCCTAATTATTGGCTGCTACACTTGTATCAAACAAAACATACAAGGTTTCACCATTAATTAAAATTACCATGAAAACGTTATTAATCCCTACCGATTTCACCCAGCAGTCTATCCAGGATATTCCTGCTTTGGCCCAGGTTTTTTACCCCGAAAAGGTAAACATTGTGTTGGTACACATGCTTAAAATTACTGATAATATGAGCGAATTGCTGATGCTATCGCGGCGCAGCGTAGAGTACCGGCAAATCCCCGATAATTTTTATATCAGGTGCCGCGATATCGAAAACAAGTACAGCCATGTCATCAACAATATTGCGATCACTTTTTTTTATGGCAGCACGGTTGCAGTTTTCAATAATTTTCTGGAAGCTAATGAAATTGACGCCATTGTGCCTGCACATGACAATTACGAGTTGCTTTTTAAAAACAGCATAGCCCCGCAAATGCTTTTCGATAAATGCGATACAGCCCTTATAAAACTACCTAAAACGCCGGGCACTTTGGCCAACGTGGTAATTGAAGAACACGTTTTAACTGAACAAGAATCATAAATTAAAATCTTACACCTTATGTTATTAAAAGAAAATATACCGGTAAGCTATGTATTTGGCAAAATAAAAAAGGAAGTTTTGATGGTGGCGGTTTACGCAATTACTGTCTATTGTATTCACCAATACTATAACTTCAAAGATGTTTCGATACCACTAACAGTGCCTACCATCCTCGGAACCATTATATCGCTGCTATTGGCCTTTCGGTCAAACCAGGCTTATGACCGGTGGTGGGAGGCCCGCATCCTTTGGGGAGGTATCGTAAATGATTGCCGCACCTTTGCACGCCAAATTTTAACTTTTGTGGATAGCAGTCATGATGGCGAGCAAAAGTGGGCGTTAAAAGAGCGCATCATCCGCAGGCAAATGGCCTGGTGCTATAGCTTAAGCTGCCATCTGCGCGGCCAAAACGCAAAGGATAACCTGGAGGCCTACCTAACCGACGATGATGTAAAAAACATCAAAAAGCTTGACCATATTCCGCTTGCAATAAACGAGCTGCAGGGTCATGACCTGCGCACACTGTATAAACTGGGCTGGATAAATGAGTACCAGCAGGTGACCCTTGATAACACACTCACCAACTTTATGAATTCGATGGGTGGCTGCGAACGTATCAAGAATACCGTTTTCCCGGTTACCTATAGCGTATACATTCACTGGCTGGTCATGTTTTTTGTGTTGCTACTGCCTTTCAGCCTGATGGAGTTTTTCGGAATTTTCCAGGTGCCATTGGTAATAGCCATATCATCGGCCTTTTTCCTGATCGAAAAAATGGCCATCCACCTGCAGGATCCATTTGAAAACAAACCTACAGATACACCAACAACAACCATCAGCCGCACCATCGAAAAAAACCTGAAACAGATGATGAAGGACGAGTTACCTCATGACATCGACGCATTGATCAGTAAACAGACTCAAAAACAAACTCAGTTTTACATACTTTAAAAAATCAAGAGTTATTACTTTTTTCTGTTCCGTGATGCCGCCGGATTCCAAAAGGAAACGGCGGCTTTTTTGTGTTGAACGTCAAAAAAGTCTTGATACTTGATACTAACTACTTGATACTTTTTAAACGTCTTGCCTCTTGATTCTATTTTCCCCGATTCTTTTCGCTACTTTGGCTATCTTAAATTTTGAAAAAAATCGCACTATATAAAAATGACTTATTGCCTCGGAATTAAGGTTAAAGAAGGCTTGTTGGCTATTGCCGATACCCGAATAACCTCTGGTACAGATACCACTGTAAAAAAGAAGATCACCATTGAACAAAAAGATCATTTTTCGCTTTTTATCATGACCAGCGGTTTACGGTCGGCAAGGGATAAGGCCATTGTTTATTTTAACGAATTGCTGGAAACCGAGGATTTTAACAAAATGTACAAAGCTGTAAACGCCTTTGGCGAGCAGGTGAAACGGGTAATTGCCGAAGACAAGGCATCGTTAGAAGCCGCAGGCTTCCGGTTTGACCTGAACACCATTATAGGCGGGCAGCTAAAAGACGACGACGAGCACAAGCTTTTTTTGCTGTACCCTGAAGGAAACTGGGTTGAACTTGGGCAGGGCGCACCTTATGTAGTTATAGGCAATTCGGGCCATGGCAAAGCAATATTAAACCGCATCCTTACCGAAGACAGCAGC
The genomic region above belongs to Mucilaginibacter sp. KACC 22773 and contains:
- a CDS encoding YtxH domain-containing protein — encoded protein: MGIIKTLAIGAAVAYGINYVTKKGPDGKSIVDNLADEAPEWFDRAKKYSELTLQQIAVRAQNFRDNTRY
- a CDS encoding YdcF family protein, with amino-acid sequence MFFILSKVLSFLLLPVLYVFVLLLIAVLSKKPRLKRRCLIWGVALFWIFSAPVFLNLLARAWDIAPAKLQPGKTYSAAIILGGFTSENKHGKGVFNWAADRFIQGVLLQRKGKVKKIVISGGNSNLVPGAFREANFVFQQLRALQIPDSCILIENQARNTLENASLTKTLLIKNKQQGPYLLVTSAFHMRRAMQIFKSQHVDVIPYSCNVIAGDVQWSFFEFMPSAEILNRWSFYIKEIVGFAVNYIIGKG
- a CDS encoding response regulator transcription factor — translated: MGILLVEDEPNVVSVVKRGLTDYGFEVSVAANGATGLQMALDHDFDLVILDVMLPVMDGIQVCKHIRQQKKMIPIIMLTALDSTENIVSGLDSGADDYMVKPFKIAELAARLRTLLRRGGSETLANNTYTIGNLVLNTESKIAYRSNEVLKLTATEYRLLEYFVKNQKKVLSRIQILENVWDIDFNMGTNVVDVYVNYLRKKLEKNGGPNLIHTVFGMGYLMKEGDTDEDTK
- a CDS encoding sensor histidine kinase — encoded protein: MKIQSKITLLFLLLSGGILILLNASIFYLVYKFNFDDFYKRLEARVNIAAEVQLSPGAKSKATLEVRNKYLEKLDSEKEYFLAVDSNKKVHASAGIAQVFIDDILMTGQAHYRHDNTFYAGSLFKKDNAGYVVIVSASNPAGFQELKDLQKILLYGFLLAMILVYFVGKIFSFYTFQPVRRIINNVKNITANNLHFRLDELTGKDEIAELSLTFNDMLNRLETAFETQNNFVSNASHELRTPLTIISSELELALNKQDLNTHQRGVLNTVYAESEKLGQILNSLLMLAQSGFDGKRQNWESIRMDELLLTASESVKRINPESSIYIDLENLPADETLLYVKGNSNLLRLAINNIISNACKYSNNRPVTVSLLTENNRIIIAIKDQGIGIPQTELQHIFEPFFRASNAHEYEGHGVGLPLTLNIIRLHKGSLGISSEVGVGTEIKVFLPVEPHPALTNSIS
- a CDS encoding bestrophin family protein, with product MLLKENIPVSYVFGKIKKEVLMVAVYAITVYCIHQYYNFKDVSIPLTVPTILGTIISLLLAFRSNQAYDRWWEARILWGGIVNDCRTFARQILTFVDSSHDGEQKWALKERIIRRQMAWCYSLSCHLRGQNAKDNLEAYLTDDDVKNIKKLDHIPLAINELQGHDLRTLYKLGWINEYQQVTLDNTLTNFMNSMGGCERIKNTVFPVTYSVYIHWLVMFFVLLLPFSLMEFFGIFQVPLVIAISSAFFLIEKMAIHLQDPFENKPTDTPTTTISRTIEKNLKQMMKDELPHDIDALISKQTQKQTQFYIL
- a CDS encoding peptidase, whose protein sequence is MTYCLGIKVKEGLLAIADTRITSGTDTTVKKKITIEQKDHFSLFIMTSGLRSARDKAIVYFNELLETEDFNKMYKAVNAFGEQVKRVIAEDKASLEAAGFRFDLNTIIGGQLKDDDEHKLFLLYPEGNWVELGQGAPYVVIGNSGHGKAILNRILTEDSSLKLALKTGFLSFDSTRVSSNNVDFPIDVAVYKKDSFDIIQQRYEKKDLEYISAQWAEELKLALEHISEDWMDTTFNKLEEIKTES